Genomic window (candidate division WOR-3 bacterium):
TGACCGCTTCCGGATACGCATGCCAGCTTGACAGCGCTTATCCTTTCGAAGCCGACATAGCTGACGATGTTACTGTCCCCGCCGGTGGCTGGGTTATTGACACCGTGATAACATGGTGGTCGAACTGGAACGGATTCACAGCTTGGGCAAACGTCCCCAACGTACATTTTGTGGTCTGGGCCGATGCGGCTGGACAACCTGCAGTCACACCTACAAACGAATATGTCTGCGAAATGGCAAATTACACAGCGACTCAGTATGGTTCCCCGAACCTGACTTACAGGCTGACAATGGATGTCACGTCTTTGGGCATTGTAATTCCCGAAGGCACATGGTGGATTGAAGTTCAACCTTCGAACGTCTACACTGCCAACGGCCAGACCGGTCTTCAGGCGGGTGTAGGAATTGGAAACGGAAACCAGATGTGGTTCAAATCAGATGTTCTGGGTTATCCAAGTTGGGTGACCGCATCCACAGTCTGGTCGAGTGCTTATGAAATGGGCGTCATCCTCATCGGCAACCCCAACTCAGTCCAAGAAACCCCCGTAGATGTTCCTTCTACAGTCTCCTGCAGACTCGTATCAGCGCTATCTGGTGATGTCGCAGTTGAGTTGGCTCTTCCTCTCTCATCCGATGTTTCGTTCAGGGTTATGGATGTCACTGGAAGGACAATTGGCTCTAAGGATTTGAACGCCGGAGCGGGAACCCACACCGTTTCTCTCGATCAGAACCTCGGAACCGGAACGTATTTCTACAGGCTCGAAGCCTCCGGAAACGTCTTCTCCGGAAAGATAATAGTTGCGGAATAAGACTTAATCCGAAAGAATCTTAAAAGGGAGCCTTGGGCTCCCTTTTCTTTATTGCCATTTTCCATAACATGCTTGTTTGATAGAAATGCTGTTTTAACGGCTACAAAACCGAGTTTTCCAGACCTGAACTTTGAGATTTAAACTATCTTCTACGTTTTATTTCATAAGAAAGTATTTTCCAAAAGCTTCAACTTCACCAGCTCTTATCTGAAGAAAATAACTTCCCTGTGGCAGTTGATAACCGGAATTGTCTTCCCACCGGTAGAGTGTTTTGTCCGAACAATCCAAGAGTCTGTCGAAAACAAGCCTTCCGGTTATATCGAAAACTTTCAGGGAAAAGTTTCTCTCTTCGAAATCTTTACCCCAGAATATTTCTACCCCCTCATGGCAAAGCCTCATAGCAGGTCTTGAGTGTAAATTTACAGGGCTCTCTTCGACTGAAACTTGGTCGAGGTAGACAAAACATTGCTCAAGGAATCCTCTCGAATTCTGCATGAAAAGTAGAGGAAAGCCGGTGACGACGAATTTCTGGGAATCGTCTCTGCCCAGGGCTGTAATCTTGCCGCTCTGTGGGTAAGAACCTCCCCATACGCCAAGAGTGTCTATGTCGCTCGCACTAAAATACATCGCCCTGTTCATTTTTCCGCCCCACGAGGGGTTCATGAGGGAGGAATTGACGTATATGTCGGGAAAACCGTTTTTGCCCTGTGAATATTCAAAGTTATTCTGTGTGACGAGAATCGCTTGTTCAACGTTGAAAATCGAGAGGAAATCCTGGTCCGCTTCTTCAAAAGCTCTCCAGCCCGAGAGTATGAATTTCCCTCCCGCGGCGATGTAGGAGCCGACAAGTTGTGAATTGTCTTTTACCTGACTCATCGTGAAATATTCATCGCTGTGCCATATCACGCATTGGTAATGTCCCAGTAGTGAAAGCTCTGGAAGCGCCGTGTCGCAGTGGAATACATCATGGGTTATCCCGGTCATGAGAGATTCGTAAACCGAATCCACCCAAGCGTCCGTAGGAAGGAAAGGCTGTGAACCGTTTCCGCCCTCAGTCTCGTCTACAAGCAGTATCCTCCTGTCGAAAGGAAAAGCAACGGGCGTCGTTGAAGAGGTGTCTGAACGGGAACTTTCCCAATTGTCTGAAATCTCGAAAGTTACGTAAAAAGTGTATTTCTGGCCGTTTGTCAGATTCTGAGCGAGGAAAAAAGTGTCCGTTATAAGGGTAGAGTTCAACTTGCTGAACAAGGTGGAACCATATAGCGCGGCGTAGACGTTGTATCCTGTTAAATCTTGCATTTGGCTTTCCGACCAACTGACAAGGACGGATCCGTCGAGTGCGAGCAAAGCGGTTATCTGCGGCTGTTCTTTTTCTGTCAATGACGTGAACTGCGTTCTAAAGGGGTCGAGATGAACTGAATCGGTTGTTAACGAGTAGTAATTGTCAAATGTGTCGTCTGTCGCAGTTGCTCTCATAATAAAGGTGTCGTTGCCGTTGAAAAAGAAAAGAGGAGCCCTGATAGTGAAATCGGTGGTTGAATTTGACAATGTCCATGCCCTCACGAGAGCGCTGTCGGCTCCTGCTGTTTTCTTGAAATCAATCCATCTCATGAGAGGTGTGCCGGAACCGAGAACCCACTGCTGGAAAAACCATGATAGGTCTTCTCCTGATACTGCTGAAAAAACTGAATCTACGTCCTGCCACGTCAGGTTGCCTTGTCCGTGGGTTAAAACAATGTTCTGCAAGGAGCTGAAAAAAAGTGAATCGCCGATCATGAACCTGAGTGCATAAAACACGCTGGCAGGTCGCTCGTAGGTGAGATCGGAATAATAATACTGCCAGGGAGGATCATACATAGGATACATACCGTATGATCCTTCCCAAGCGATGTAGCTGGATCTTTTCTGGTGCATATAGTTGTGCATGGCCTGTAGGCCGGAAACCTTTTCCTCGAAAATCCCCTCCGAAAAAGTCGCCATTCCCTCGTTGAACCATACTTCTTTCAAATTTTCAGTCGTCACAAAATCTCCCCACCACATATGCGAGAGTTCATGAGCGAAAAGGTGTTCGTATGATCCGGTGCCGGTTATCACCGAAGGACCTACCAGTATGCAGTCTTGGTTTTCCATGCCTCCCGGTACCGGTGCTTCGGCGTATGCGATTTTTTCCAGCGGGTAATCACCGTATCTTTCTTCAAATACGTGAAGCATTGTGTCTAACCTTCTCAAGTCATACGCAAGGGCCGCTGAATCCTGGGGGTAAGCTGCCAGAATGACCGGTATCCCCCCGGTTGATGAACTGGTGAGGGAATAATCGTAAGCGGCAAGCCCCTGAAGGTAAGGTGCAATCTTTATCGGCTCACTCCAGAAAAACTTTCTTCTGTTTCCTGACAACTGGATGACGGAATCTAAAAGGCCGTTAGACATTACATATAGATTATCTGGCACGGTGTAATACTGCCTTGCCAAGGCTTTATGCCTGTGAGCGTCAAGGCAGGGAATCCATGTCTTAAGGCCGAAAGGCGCGTGACAAGAGTAGATCAGGGATTGATCTATGAATATTCCCCCTGATGCGAATGGCGTCGGCACCTGGACAGGAACAGCTCTGTAAAAAATATCGACTGAAAGGGTCTCGGAAACTGCGTACATCTTGTCCAGTGAAACTATGAGAAGACTGTCTGTCTGGTAAAAGTATCTCAAAACGTTGCCAATTTTGACACTGTCGGCGACGGGAGAAACGCAGTCGAGTCTCAGGGTGTCACTAGAATGAAGGCAAATGAAATCCTCTGTCGCAAAACCAAGAACTGAGTCGTATTGTGGCTTTATTTCAATGTCTGTGAACCTGTATGTGTTTAGCCAGCATGAATCATCACCCAACAGTAGCGCCGGAATTACCAGAAAAACGAGAGATAAAAATTTCTTCATCTTTGTGCCTCCTGAGTTTATCCAAAGCTTCTTCACCGAAAAGCAGAAAAAGTATTCCGCCTATCGCGGAAAGTTCTTTGTCTTTATGTTCAATACCTTTTAAATTTTCGATAATTTTGTCTCTGAAAAAAGGGCAATTGAGGGCAACTCCCCCTCTCAGTGCGAAATAATGGGAATTGGTCTCACGAGCTAAACATGAAATTTCACTGCTTAAAAAACCTGCGGCACGTTCGATAATTTCCTTTGCTTCGTCCAACCCTAGGTCTGCCGCTCTTTTCAAAGTGCGGGTCAGCGAGGAGATTTCACTGACGGGATTTTTAGACGACAGGAATTTTCGAATCGTCTCCATGGGAGTCAATGAAGTCTCTTCTAAAACGAATGAGACAAGAGGACTGGTGCCTTTTGTTTTTTTATCGTGAAAATCCGCGATTTTTTTTAAAATTTCCCTTCCAATCCAAAAACCGCTTCCCTCATCGCCCAAGAGCGGTCCCCAACCGCCCGTCCTCAAAAGGTTGCCGCCTGAGTCCACAGATATCGCTATGGAGCCTGTTCCGGAAATCGCAAGGATGTTCTGATGTCCATCGAAAGCTCCATAATAAGCCGCGAGGGCGTCGTTGACAACAATATGCCTGCCTTTATGCCCGGATTTTTTTAGGCAAAAATCAAAATACTTCTTTTCGTCCTCGCTGTAAAGACCAGCGAAGGCGGCGCCGACGGGGATTTCAGGTTCATAGTTTTCGGAGTTTTCGAAAAAATCGCTGATTACGTCAGCAAGACGGCTTTTTAACCTCAGAAAATTTCCTTCTTCGTAAAAGGATCTTTCGACGATCCTCCAATTTTCAAGAAAGAAAAACCTCAATCCGCTTCCTCCTCCCTCAATTACTATGGCTTTCATTGTAGCAATTCCTCTATTTTCTTTTCAAAGACCTGGGCTGAATTTCCGAGCCACTGGATTTTTGATCTGACTACAACCGTGGAAAACGGAAGTTTTACTGCGTCCTTTTCAGTGCAGAGGATCTCATGGCAATTTAAAGCTTTCGATAAAGTCATTATCTTTTCAACTTCTTTTGCTGAAAAAACATGGTGGTCTCTGAAGAATATGTGTTCTTGAATGTTGAACCCCTGCTCTATCAGGTTTAGCATGAGGGATTTTGGTCTTGCGATTGAACTTACGAAGAAAAACTTGGTGTCGCGAGGAAACTCCACGCCGTCCTTTTCGGCTTTGTCAGCTTTAAAATCGCAAAAAAGAGCAGGAATGTTTTGGGTCCCGTTGATTTTTGAAAAATCCATGGGAAGAACCGGGCTTTTTGCCCTTGTGAATACTATTAGGTCTGCTCTTTTTGAAGAGATCAAAGGTTCTCTTGAGTTTCCGAGTGGTATAAGACCTCCTCCTTTGGGGCAGGCCCAGTCCAGAAGCAATAAATCGAGGTCTTTTTCTATTCCGTATTGTTGAAACGCGTCGTCGAGGATTACGACTTCAATATCCGGGTAGAGAGCTATCAGATCCAAAAAACCCCTTTTACGGTTTTTATCGGACAACACAGGAAAACAAGGAAATTTTCTCGCGAGCATTCTGACTTCGTCCCCCGCTTGTCTGTTTCCCGGCAGAACCAGGCCTCTGTGCGAGCCACCGTAGCCTCTTGCGAGAACCGCGGCTTTGATTTCCTTTTTTTTTAAAAGGGACAAAATATATTCCACAAACTGCGTTTTGCCTGTTCCGCCCATCTCTAAGTTTCCTACCCCTATGGTTTTTCTTGAAAATTTTGTCTTCTTGGCTGATTTTATTGATCTGTCTAAGCTGTATAGAGCGAAATATGGAATTGTCATCGGCGCGAAGAGATGTCTCAACATGAAAAGCCCGGGATCATCTTTTCAATGCTCTCGTAAATCTCTTCTTTTGAAATGAGCATCGAAAGGGCGGCTTGCCTGATGTTTTTTGAAGCCGTCATTCTCATTTCTTCGTTGGTGAGTATTTTTTCGAGAGCTTTTTCGAGTTCTTTAGCGTCTTGAATAATCCATGCACCCTTTGCCTCGGCGAGTTTTTTCATCGTCTCCTCGACGTTTTGGTAGTAAGGTCCCATAAGGACTGGAACACCCTGGAAAGCGGCTTCGAGAGGATTATGCCCTCCTGAATTCACGAGGGATCCGCCGACAAAAGCGATTTTTGCCTCGGTGTAGAATCTCGGCAGTTCGCCTAAACTATCGAGGACAGTCAAACCGGCGTCAATTCTTGTAGATTTGGATCTCAAGCGCGCCTCAATGCCTTTCTCGCGAGAGAACTTTATGATTTCAGAGGTCAAATCGAGGTATCTCGGGGCGATAAGAAGAGCGAGAGACGGAAATCTGGTTTTAATCCGCGAATAAACTTCAATTATGCTTTGGAATTCATCTTCTCTAACCGGTCCTGCCGTCCACAATATGGTGTCTTTGCCCAGGGGAAGAGGTGGAGGTGACTGTTTTTGGTAAAGCGCTTTTAGAGAACCAGTTTTAAGTATTTTGTCCGGGGGTACGCCGATTTGCTCGAACCTTTTCGCGTTCAGTTCGTCCTGTGCGAAAACATAGGTGTAGGAAGACAGAACTCTTTTTAAGAATCTCCTGAAAGCTTTGTATCTGGGGTAGGTCTTGTCTGAAATTCTCGCGCTTAAAAGAAAGACAGGTATCCGCTTCAATCTGCACAAAAACAGAAAGTTCGGCCATATCTCCGTTTCGGTGAATAGTATGCACGAAGGTCTTACTCTGTTTATGGCGTTGATGATGCTCAAGGGAAAGTCGAACGGGAAAAAAGCGGTCTTTACGTTTTTGCCCTTCATGATTTCTTCCGCCCTCAGTAGGCCTGTTCTAGTGTATGAAGTGACTAAAAATCTGTAACGGGGGTGTTTGGCGCTGAGGTCGGTGTAGATCTGCCTTAAGGAGTTTATTTCCCCGACAGAAGAGCCGTGTATCCAAATCACGAACCTCTTTCTGAATTTCGGCATGAATCCCCATCTCTCCATCCACTCGTGTCTTGTCTGGAGTACCTTGGCGAATATAACTATCGCTATGAACGGAAAAAAAACAGCGAGGAGGAGGTTGTAAATAATCAAGCTGAGCAAAGATATCTCCGCGCGGTTTTTTCAAGATCTATGATTTCTTTTTCTATTAGTGGTTTGATGCTTCTCAGGTTCGATTTTTGTTTCCCCATAAAGATAGGTTTTCCGAGGAGAATACAGACTTTGCTGAAAGGAAAGGCGAGGCGAAACCTGTCCCATGATCTAAAAGAGTGGAATTTTTTGTAGGATAGAATTACCGGAATCAAGGGAGCTCCTGTTTTAAAAGCGGCGGAAAGAACTCCCTCTTTGATTACCAGCGGCGGCCCTTTAGGACCGTCTGGGGTTATAACGACAAGCTCTTTCCTTTCAAGAGACCTGACAATGTCTCTCTGGGCTGATGTAGTTCCTCTTGTTGCAGACCCTCTCAGTGTTCTGTACCCCAGTTTTAGGGCTATCCTCGAAATATACTCTGCGTCTCTGTGCTTTCCTATTAGAACATTATAACCTCTTTTTCTAAAAAAATAAGCGGGTACGAGAAGATCTCTGTGCCAGAGAAGATAAATAGCAGGATAGTTAGATTGCTCGGTCAAAGTCTCATCGACGTTTACTTTCAAAATTGACAGGGTCTTCCCCCACAAAAGTATCAAATAGTAACCAAGGAAATGGCCTATACCGAGGAAAATATTATCTTTTATTTTCATTTAAGTATCTCAGGAAATTAAGGGCGGCTCTTTTGGATGCTCCGGGGGGACCGAGTTTTCCTTTAACTGTTTTTATTTTATCTATTATCCTGTTTCTTTCGGTTTCGTCATAAACAAGTTTTGCTGCGCACCGGGAGATGTTTTTGGGGATGGCGTCTTTTTGTATGAACTCCGGCAGTATCTTTTCATTCCCTGTTATGTTGACAAGGCTTATGTAAGGAACTTTAGCGAGAATTTTTGCTATCATGTAAGTCAAGGGTTCTGTTTTGTAAATGACGATCATGGGTTTTTCAAAATAAGCTCCTTCGAGAGTCACGGTTCCTGAGGCAACAATCATTAGTTTTGACCTCTTCATCACTCCGTAGGGATCTTCTCTAACAAAAGTAATATAGTCAGGCGTTTCAGTGCTCTCGGATATTTTGTCGTCGCAACAGGCGACGAGGAACTTAATTTCTTTGTGATCTGATTGCAGTATCTTTGCGGTCTCAACCATCAAAGACAAGTGTCTCTTTATTTCCGATTTTCTCGATCCGGGAAAAAGTCCGACTGTCACTTCTTTTGATTCTGTATTATTGCCAGTTTTACTTTCGCCTTTTAAGACGATGTCGAGGACTGGATGGCCTACATATAGAGATTTGACTCCGTATTGAGAGAAAAAATCCGGGACAAACGGCAGTATTACAAGAGCGAGATCGACGTATTTTTTTATCTGTCTTATGCGCCATGTCCCCCATGCCCATACTTGGGGCAAAATATAGTAGACAACCGGTATTTTGAGTTGATGCGCCAGCATCGCGACATGAAGGTTGAATCCGGGAAAATCAACAAGGACGACCGCGTCAGGTTTCTCGTCCCTCATCCATCTGCGAATTCTGTTAAAAATCCTCCTGTAGTGAAAAAGGTTTAGTAAAGGCGACACAAAGCCCATCGCGGTAAGAGAGTCGTAGGGCAGAATTATCTTTGCTCCTGCCTTCTCTAAATTTTTTCCCCCTATGGCGAAAAAATCAATGTTTTCATCAAGCAGAAGAGATTCTTTGATGAATTCAGAAGCGTGTAAGTCTCCGGAGAGCTCACCCGTTATTATCAGAATTTTGCGCATAGGGCCCTATAATTTTCGAGTATCTCTCTTTGATCTTTTGGATTATTTTCCAGGCGACCTCGAGTGATTTCATGCCGTCTTCCCCGCTGACTTCAGGTTTTGTTTCTCCTCTGACGGATTTAAGAAACGATTCGATTTCGAACATGAGAGGCTCTCCTTCTTTTTGATCGGATTTGTCCATTGATATGCTGTATTTTCCGTTCTCAAGGGATCTTCTGTATAACTCGACTGCCCTTTCCTGAAGGTCGACAGATATGTACGCGTCCATTTGGAAAAAGCGGATTTTCCGCTTGGCTTTTTGAGCCGCTCTGCTGACCATCAAATTCGATATTGCACCGTTTTCAAACTCTATCCTCGCGTTGGCAATGTCGATTTCTCTTGAGAAAATTGGAGCTCCCGTCGCTGATATTTCTTTTATGGGGCTTTTTATGTATTGAAGCACGATGTCAATGTCGTGTATCATGAGGTCGAAAACAACTGCCACGTCGAGTCCCCTCTCGGAAGGAAAACCGATTCTGTGACTTTCAATGAAAAAAGGGTTTTTAATCATTTCTTTTACGTAAAGAAATGCCGGGTTGAACCTTTCGGAATACCCTACTTGCAGTACTACTCCATTGGCATGAGCGGCTTCAACCATCTCTTTCGCGTGAGACGTCAAAACGGATAATGGTTTTTCAACGAGCAGGTGCTTTTTTTGGCCGAGTATTTTCATTCCAATGGAATAGTGAGTTGAAGCTGTCGTGGCGAGAGAAAGAATGTCGACTTTTCTAATGAGTTCATCCATGTCAGGATATGGTTTGCAGGAAAACTCATTCGCTATTTCATTCATTCTGTCCGTGTTAAGATCATAAACGCCTTCAAGGCAATTGAGTTGATTGTATATTCTCGCGTGGTGTCGACCGAGATGTCCGACCCCGATTACGCCAGCCCTAATACTTTTCATTTTCTATCCTTTCTCAAATACAGCTAACGCGACAGCGTGTTGTCTTTCGTGGCTTATGGAAATGTGAATTTTACCTTTTCCCGCTTTTTTTTTTGCTCTTTTTTTCAACACCAGCACCGGCTTTCCACAAGATGATTTCACGCAGAAATCCTTAAACCAGATTCCTTGGCTCATGCCTGTTCCCAAAGCTTTTGAAGCAGCTTCTTTCGCTGAAAATCTTCCTGCTATCCAGTCCAGGTCATTTTTCCTTTTCGAAAATTCAACCAACTCGTCTTCGCAGAGTATTTTTTTGGCGAATCTGTCGCCGTATATTCCGAGAATATCCGAAATTCTTTTCTTTTCTACTATGTCTATGCCAATTCCATTTATCATCAGTATTTGAAAACGCTTCCACCTATAAATTCTCTGAGCACTGAAGTGAAGGGAACTTCCGCAGAATCCATTTCCAGATAGTATTCGAGAAACGAGATAAGGCGGACAGCTTCTTTGTAGGCGGGGTCGTCTTCTTTGACGGTTTTCAGCATTTGTACCGCTTTTCTCTTCAAAACAGGTATCTCATATATCAAAGAGGTGTTGAACATTATATCAGCGGTCTCCTGGTAGGGGTAAATCCACCTGCTCTCTCCGCGCGAAATGCTGTGCCATCTGTTTATGGTGTCAGTCGGGCTGTATCCTCTGAATTGGCTGTCCCGGACTATTCTTCTCAAAATCCGGTAATCCGAGGTTGTCACTCTGTTGTGGTCGTCTATGTTCACCTGTGTCAAGGGGCTGACGTACAGTTTCAGCTTGATTTCGGGGTCGAGCATGTATGTGAGGTCTTCGTTTAAAGCGTGTATTCCCTCAACGATTATTGGATGTCCAGGTTCAAGGTATGCTTCTCTCGAATTCACCTTTTTTTTCCCCGTGTTGAAATCGAATTTTGGAATTTTTACTGTTTTGCCGTTTAAAAGGTTGAAAAGCTGTTCTTGAAACAGATCTGCTTCTATGGTCTTGGGGGATTCGTAATCGGGTTGTCCTTTTTCGTCGAGGGGAGTCTTGTCCCTGTCGATAAAATAATTGTCGAGAGAGAGAGTTATTGACCTTAGCCCGTTTACTTTTAGCGCTATCGTAAGCCTTCTCGAGAATGTTGTCTTTCCTGATGAACTCGGTCCGGAGATCAAAATAACCCTCTTTTGTCTGTCTTGAAAGACAGTGTCCGCTATCGCGGAGAGTTTTTTCTCATGAAGAGCCTCGGCAACTCTTATGATCTCTCCACCCCTTTCTTCGGATATAGATTCGTTGAGTTCTTTTACATTCGTAATACCGAGAATTTGGTTCCATCTTCTCTGCTCGTGGTATATTTTGAACAGCTTTTTTTGTTCTTTCCACTGCCCGAGTTTTTTAGGGTTGAAAAAAGATGGGAATTGGATGACGAGGCCCGGAGGGTAAGGCTTGACCTCGAAGTGTTTCAAAAGGCCTGTTTTCGGGACGAGAGGGGAAGTATAGAAGTCAACGACAGGCCCCGATTTGTAAACTATGACATCTTTTTGTTCGTATCTCTCGAGAAGCCCTGCAGTGTCTTCTCTGTTTTCTTTCTTGAATAGTTTAACGGCTTTTTCCCTGGTCATCCACTCTCTGCATATTTCTTCGTCGTTTTCGACGGTTTTTTTCATCCTTTTCTCTATGGAAGTGATTTCGTCTGTTCTCGGGAGAACTGAAGACACTATTTCGTAGTAGTAGCCCGAGGATATCGAATGGTTGACTACGACCCTGGAGTTGCCAAAAATTTCATTCACAGCCCTGTATAGCAGGAAAGTAAGTGAGTTTCTGTAAATTCTCAACCAGTCTGGATCAGAGAAGTCAACAGGGACAAGTAGCCCTCCCTCTTTCACAGGCAGCATTGGGTCAGTTGTGTATCCGTTTAGGCGGCAGGCTATCATGTTTTCGACATCTTCACCCGAAGATTTGAAAACTTGAAAGGGGATTTGCCCTTTTTTTATAGAAATGCCCGTTTTTTTGTTCATCTCACCTCTTTCAGAGTTACCTTTGGGATTTTAAGGGCAGTTCTATTGTTCTCGAGTATTCCGCCCTTTTCTTCAAAACCCAGTATTAAAAGGCTTATCTTATCAATAATTTGGTCGAAGTCAATGCTGAGAATATAGGAATTTTCTTTAGCCCGCCAGTTGAGAAGAAGATTTTTAGACATCAAAACAGCTCCCTGGGAAGACATCTGGGTCGGCAATGAAGGTTCGATGTATTTTTTTTCAAACTCTGGCAAATCGAAAAATATTCTTCCGAAATCCATACCGTATTGGATAGCGTTTTTGGAGTTGAAAGCAGGTACGATAGTTGATACGGAATAAGGTTTTTTTGGTATTTTCGCCTCTGCCAGTTTTTTTGCCGCGCTCATTAGTATTTCTTCGTCTCTGCCTGTTTTATCGTTGTTGTGGACATCAAAATACTCGGAGGCATCAAACTCCGCAAAATTATCAAAGCCTGTCACTTCTATATGTTTTTCAACTATTGTCGCAGAAAGCAGGAAATAAGGCAGAAAAATGCTTGAAGATTCTGTTGAAGACGAGAATATTTCGAAAGTTTCATCAGTAGATTCTCGGGGTTCGAAAGCTATAAGACACTTGGGGCAAATGAAAACTTTATCGTTCTGCTTAGCCTTCAAAACGTTCTCGCATTTCGGGCATTTCAGGGGGACAACTCTAATCGCCATAGTTTTTCCTGAAAAGTAAGGCGACAAAAACTAAAGCCGCCAAAATTCCAATGCTTTTGAAAAGAATTCCTCCCGAAACCAATATACCCGTTACAAAACCCGTCAGAACCGTCAAGGAGACGAAAAAGCCTTTTTCTTTGATGAAGCTTTCGCTTTTTAGAGTTTCCGTTTTCTTTCCAACCGTCTTTCCATTTGTGCAGTCAATAATGTAAAATCCTTGTCTTTTGTCCGTTATAAAACGTATGAGAATAACAGGCAGAAAAATCAGGGATAGATTGAAGTCGAGAACTTCAGCGGAGGCAGAAAAAAAATCGAATTTATCTTTTTCCCAATTAGAAAGAGCCGCCTCTTTCATCTTTTTGACAAATAGGTTTTTGGCATCATCGATATCTTTTTCCGGAAAAAAAATCATTCCGGTTTTTTTCATCTTATCTTCATCGAAGAGCAAAAGGTCTTTCTCAATGAAAGAGAGGTCAGCTGAAGGAAAATATTCCCTGAAAAATGAATTGTCTATGTCAACTATCGAGCCGGGAAAATCTATTATTCTCCTTAAAATTTCACCTCCCTCTGTTCTGGACACTGTTTTGCTTTCGCCTTTTGCTTCTTTGATTTGGACGGGTATTGTCTTTCTGCTGATTTTGCCAGACACCCATCCCGAAACTTTGCTCCAGCCCATCCAAATCGGGACAAAGATTGTATCCCTGTCGATAATCCTGATATTTTCCAGGGAGTATTCCTCTTTTAGGTCGTTTTGAGCCTTTTCGACAGCAAGCGGGGCTATATCTTTTCTGTATGTGAAAATGCCGCCTGTGAGAATTATTTTTATCACAGTCCCGCAAGCTTTGCATTTGCAGACTTTATCGCCAGTATTGTAAGGCACGGGAGACGAGCATGAAGGGCAGGAAATAGAGATGTTCATTTTCTACCCGGTCTCCATATCGCTGAAATGACGAAAAAGAACAAAAAAACTGGAATTGAAAGCCAGGGGCTGAATTTCCATAAAAATCCAGAGAAGATTGCGAGGGTAAAAAAGGATAATTCAATCCAAATAGCGCCTGAATTTTTTTGATCGTCTTTTTGTATCCATTTCGAGCCCTCGGAAGCTGAAATCCAGACGCTTTGCTTTGAATTTTTTGCATACCAATAAGGTATATAGGCGTGTACGGTTTCATTTGAAGAAAGGGTTGTGAAACCTTCTAACTTATCGGAATAGACCTTTTCGCCATGACTGATCTTCAACGATTTAGGAGCTTTTTTGTGCAAAGGGATGCTAATCGGAGGTTTTGAAAAGGGGACCAGGTACCCTTTGATGAAATCGACTTCACCTATCGACGAAAGGGCGATCTCCCAAGCCGCCTTTTTTTCTACTACAGGTTTTAAAGTCCATATTTCAGATGAAAGAGCACAGACTTCGACTGAACTGCCGCAAAAAGGACAGGCTAAAACCTGAGGAGAAGTCCTCAAGTTCAACTTTCCGCCGCACTGTGGACAAACCGATACCATTGTAAGCCTTTTTTAAAAAAGCTATTATAACATAAAACTTTCTGAGCTGAAATCGCAACTTAAGTTTTTGATATTTTTATGAAGTGTGTGAAATATACATACATGTTTCTTATAAAAGTATGATTGTTCATTATACTTCGTGGTAGGAATTGTATTTGTTACAAATATCAAAAAAGAGATACCCTCAACTAAAAAATATGATTACATATTTTTTATCAAAGGACACGAAGTTGGGGAAATAATA
Coding sequences:
- a CDS encoding T9SS type A sorting domain-containing protein — translated: MKKNLLFLAVMVIVSANLSAGFQTHVSSERILYSSAPSQTVMNPFAVIFQQIPDTLTASGYACQLDSAYPFEADIADDVTVPAGGWVIDTVITWWSNWNGFTAWANVPNVHFVVWADAAGQPAVTPTNEYVCEMANYTATQYGSPNLTYRLTMDVTSLGIVIPEGTWWIEVQPSNVYTANGQTGLQAGVGIGNGNQMWFKSDVLGYPSWVTASTVWSSAYEMGVILIGNPNSVQETPVDVPSTVSCRLVSALSGDVAVELALPLSSDVSFRVMDVTGRTIGSKDLNAGAGTHTVSLDQNLGTGTYFYRLEASGNVFSGKIIVAE
- the lpxK gene encoding tetraacyldisaccharide 4'-kinase; amino-acid sequence: MLRHLFAPMTIPYFALYSLDRSIKSAKKTKFSRKTIGVGNLEMGGTGKTQFVEYILSLLKKKEIKAAVLARGYGGSHRGLVLPGNRQAGDEVRMLARKFPCFPVLSDKNRKRGFLDLIALYPDIEVVILDDAFQQYGIEKDLDLLLLDWACPKGGGLIPLGNSREPLISSKRADLIVFTRAKSPVLPMDFSKINGTQNIPALFCDFKADKAEKDGVEFPRDTKFFFVSSIARPKSLMLNLIEQGFNIQEHIFFRDHHVFSAKEVEKIMTLSKALNCHEILCTEKDAVKLPFSTVVVRSKIQWLGNSAQVFEKKIEELLQ
- a CDS encoding glycosyltransferase, encoding MLSLIIYNLLLAVFFPFIAIVIFAKVLQTRHEWMERWGFMPKFRKRFVIWIHGSSVGEINSLRQIYTDLSAKHPRYRFLVTSYTRTGLLRAEEIMKGKNVKTAFFPFDFPLSIINAINRVRPSCILFTETEIWPNFLFLCRLKRIPVFLLSARISDKTYPRYKAFRRFLKRVLSSYTYVFAQDELNAKRFEQIGVPPDKILKTGSLKALYQKQSPPPLPLGKDTILWTAGPVREDEFQSIIEVYSRIKTRFPSLALLIAPRYLDLTSEIIKFSREKGIEARLRSKSTRIDAGLTVLDSLGELPRFYTEAKIAFVGGSLVNSGGHNPLEAAFQGVPVLMGPYYQNVEETMKKLAEAKGAWIIQDAKELEKALEKILTNEEMRMTASKNIRQAALSMLISKEEIYESIEKMIPGFSC
- a CDS encoding DUF374 domain-containing protein; this encodes MKIKDNIFLGIGHFLGYYLILLWGKTLSILKVNVDETLTEQSNYPAIYLLWHRDLLVPAYFFRKRGYNVLIGKHRDAEYISRIALKLGYRTLRGSATRGTTSAQRDIVRSLERKELVVITPDGPKGPPLVIKEGVLSAAFKTGAPLIPVILSYKKFHSFRSWDRFRLAFPFSKVCILLGKPIFMGKQKSNLRSIKPLIEKEIIDLEKTARRYLCSA
- the lpxB gene encoding lipid-A-disaccharide synthase — protein: MRKILIITGELSGDLHASEFIKESLLLDENIDFFAIGGKNLEKAGAKIILPYDSLTAMGFVSPLLNLFHYRRIFNRIRRWMRDEKPDAVVLVDFPGFNLHVAMLAHQLKIPVVYYILPQVWAWGTWRIRQIKKYVDLALVILPFVPDFFSQYGVKSLYVGHPVLDIVLKGESKTGNNTESKEVTVGLFPGSRKSEIKRHLSLMVETAKILQSDHKEIKFLVACCDDKISESTETPDYITFVREDPYGVMKRSKLMIVASGTVTLEGAYFEKPMIVIYKTEPLTYMIAKILAKVPYISLVNITGNEKILPEFIQKDAIPKNISRCAAKLVYDETERNRIIDKIKTVKGKLGPPGASKRAALNFLRYLNENKR